The genomic segment GCTGAGCTGCTCCGCGGCGTTGATGGTGCCGATGATCATGTTGTCGTTGCCGCCGAGCGCGAGGATCTTCTTCGCGTCGGGCTTGGAGACCAGGATGTCGCGGGCGACGCCCTGGGCACCGTCCGGCGTGGTCGGCGAGTTGCGCCGGGTGATGACGCCGTCGATGTCCGGGCACACCTCCTTGAGTCCCTTGAGGATGCCCTCGGTGCGCAGCAGCGCCACGTCACCGGACTCCTCGTTCTCCAGCACCGTCACGAGGTCCGGCTTGCAGTCCCACTTCTCCTTCGCGTACGTCCCGCCGGCCCGGCCGGACAGCCGTCCCGACTCGACGTTGTTGATCCCGAAGAAGTGCGCGCCCGGGTGGGCGATGTCGATCGCGATGACCGGGATCCCGGCCTTGTTGAAGATGTCCATGATCTGCGGCGCGACCTTGCCGTCACCCTGGAACTCCACCACGTGGGTGACGCCGCGGGAGACCATGGTCTCGGCGTTCGCCACCGCGGTCGGCCCGTCCCGGTCGTTGTTGAGCACGAGAATCTCCCACCCGCGCTTCTCGGCCTCCTTGCGCATGCCGACGTCGATGGCCCCCAGCACGGGGCTGGCCGGCTCGGCGAAGTTGGCGAACCCGATCCGGACCTCCTTGGCCTCCATGGCCTTGCCCTCCGTGGGGGCCGCCGGGGCCGCCCCCTCGGTGGAACATGCCGCCGTCATGCCCAGCGCGACGACGAGCGCGGCGCTCGCGAACGATCTGCGTCTCACTCTGATCCCTTCTCTCGGGCTTGCTTCGGCCGGTGCGGCCGGTGTCAGGACTCGGTCACCGGTGTGGCGGGCGCGGCACCGGTGATCAGGGCGACGATGT from the Micromonospora sp. WMMA1947 genome contains:
- a CDS encoding substrate-binding domain-containing protein — its product is MRRRSFASAALVVALGMTAACSTEGAAPAAPTEGKAMEAKEVRIGFANFAEPASPVLGAIDVGMRKEAEKRGWEILVLNNDRDGPTAVANAETMVSRGVTHVVEFQGDGKVAPQIMDIFNKAGIPVIAIDIAHPGAHFFGINNVESGRLSGRAGGTYAKEKWDCKPDLVTVLENEESGDVALLRTEGILKGLKEVCPDIDGVITRRNSPTTPDGAQGVARDILVSKPDAKKILALGGNDNMIIGTINAAEQLSRAGEIYGYGLGADLMLFGVDTPGLGGSTAFWYEGYAKQIYTILDRMVGGEKIPVVDSPKDPNALFNPVCAFPKDAVSSIPPLKERIDALYAKDAPAKSAAEQYCPAGTETYGLGK